A portion of the Streptomyces erythrochromogenes genome contains these proteins:
- a CDS encoding SRPBCC family protein, whose product MSAIRESIEIDRSPEEVFSYVSDASHLPEWQKSAVSVRGSEHPAVGSLIAVRRRIGRREFPTTMELTEYDPPRSWHLHGIDGPVRGDVRGTVEPLGDGTRSRLTLSLDFEGHGIGRVLVPLVVKPYARKEMPLNEEKLKHLIET is encoded by the coding sequence ATGTCCGCGATCAGAGAAAGCATCGAGATCGACCGCAGTCCCGAAGAGGTCTTCTCCTACGTGTCGGACGCCTCCCACCTGCCGGAGTGGCAGAAGAGCGCCGTGTCCGTCCGGGGCTCCGAGCACCCGGCCGTCGGCTCGCTCATCGCCGTACGGCGGCGCATCGGGCGGCGCGAGTTCCCGACGACCATGGAACTCACCGAGTACGACCCGCCCAGGAGCTGGCACCTGCACGGCATCGACGGCCCGGTCCGCGGCGACGTCCGGGGCACCGTCGAGCCCCTGGGCGACGGGACGCGCTCCCGGCTCACCCTGAGCCTCGACTTCGAGGGGCACGGCATCGGCAGGGTCCTCGTACCGCTCGTCGTGAAGCCTTACGCGCGCAAGGAGATGCCGCTGAACGAGGAGAAGCTCAAGCACCTCATCGAGACCTGA